In a genomic window of Zingiber officinale cultivar Zhangliang chromosome 9B, Zo_v1.1, whole genome shotgun sequence:
- the LOC122023695 gene encoding probable polygalacturonase, giving the protein MVRLLLAILLALFQGGAIAAAEGEETCSGIVPMKKRDEVLLITDFGGVGDGRTLNTEAFMSAVDWIEQRNAPGGTLLYIPAGVWLTGAFNLTSRMTLFLAKGAVIKATQDTSSWPLIDPLPSYGRGRELPGGRYMSFIHGNRLQDVIITGENGTIDGQGDLWWNMWRQRTLRFTRPNLVELMHSTDIIISNVVFLNSPFWNIHPVYCSNVVVRNVTILAPHDSPNTDGVDPDSSLNVCIEDCYISTGDDLVAIKSGWDEYGMAYARQSSGITVRRITGSGPFAGFAIGSETSGGITNVLAEKLNIFNAGIGIHIKTNSGRGGFIRNITISDVNLSNVRKGLRIAGNVGGHPDDHYNPNALPVVDGLMIKNVWGVGIQQPGSIQGIKNSPFMQICLLNVKLDVVATRVVPWVCADVSGGALEVQPAACSELTSTNSMNFCTTAL; this is encoded by the exons ATGGTGCGCCTGCTGTTGGCTATCCTGCTAGCGCTGTTTCAAGGTGGCGCTATTGCGGCGGCGGAAGGGGAAGAAACGTGCTCGGGGATCGTGCCGATGAAGAAGCGGGATGAGGTGCTGTTGATTACGGACTTCGGAGGGGTTGGAGACGGGCGCACCCTTAACACAGAGGCCTTCATGAGCGCAGTTGACTGGATTGAGCAAAGAAATGCACCGGGGGGAACCCTTCTCTACATCCCTGCCGGTGTTTGGCTAACCGGAGCTTTCAACCTCACCAGCCGCATGACGCTCTTCCTTGCTAAGGGCGCCGTCATCAAGGCCACACAG GATACATCAAGTTGGCCACTGATTGATCCTTTGCCATCGTATGGAAGAGGGCGGGAGCTACCAGGTGGGAGATACATGAGTTTCATTCATGGCAATCGACTTCAGGATGTGATAATAACAG GTGAGAACGGTACAATTGATGGCCAAGGTGATTTGTGGTGGAATATGTGGAGACAGAGGACCTTGCGTTTTACTCGACCAAACCTCGTGGAGCTCATGCATTCTACAGATATTATCATATCTAATGTGGTTTTCTTGAACTCACCCTTTTGGAACATTCACCCTGTTTACTGCAG CAATGTCGTTGTGCGAAATGTGACTATTTTAGCACCCCATGATTCTCCTAACACCGATGGAGTTGATCCAG ACTCGAGCTTAAATGTCTGTATCGAGGACTGCTACATTTCAACAGGGGATGATTTGGTTGCCATAAAGAGCGGTTGGGATGAGTATGGCATGGCTTACGCTCGCCAGAGCTCTGGAATTACCGTTCGTCGAATAACAGGATCTGGCCCATTTGCTGGATTTGCTATCGGTAGTGAAACTTCCGGTGGAATAACAAATGTTCTGGCCGAGAAGTTAAACATATTTAACGCTGGCATTGGGATCCATATCAAGACTAATTCTGGGAGGGGAGGCTTCATAAGGAACATAACCATCTCCGATGTGAATCTGAGCAATGTTCGAAAGGGATTGAGGATTGCTGGAAATGTTGGAGGCCACCCGGATGACCACTACAATCCTAATGCTCTTCCGGTTGTCGATGGATTAATGATAAAAAATGTGTGGGGTGTGGGAATCCAGCAGCCGGGTTCGATTCAGGGTATCAAGAACTCGCCATTCATGCAGATCTGCCTCTTGAATGTGAAGCTGGATGTTGTCGCGACGAGGGTAGTTCCATGGGTGTGTGCTGATGTGAGCGGTGGCGCCCTCGAAGTGCAGCCGGCAGCTTGCTCTGAGCTGACCAGCACAAATAGCATGAACTTCTGTACTACTGCTCTTTGA